The Setaria viridis chromosome 2, Setaria_viridis_v4.0, whole genome shotgun sequence DNA window TTTAATCAAGATATCTGAAGCCAAACTATTGTCCTTGTAGGATCAAGAGCAGTCACTACTGGATGCAATTGCCAGACTTGATGAAGCATCAGATAGTGAAAGTGGTAAGTTCTTGGCCAGCTCTACTGTTGGAATGCACTGTTGGAGTAATCATAATATTGAAGGGCAGATAATATTGCGCAAAATGGTGTAACAATTGAGAATAATGTATAGTAGAAAATAGGATCCTTGGATGAACTTTATGTGAAATATTATGGTGTTACCTGGAATATTGTGGCATTCCTTGATGTTGCTTGTGCTAGATGTTACTTGTGGACATCAGGGATATAGGGTTGAAGCATCATACGTGGTGTTTTACTACTAACTATTTCTCTTAACCTGTTTTTTTGTGTACAGAGGATATGGCCACGGCAGGGCGAACGGGTCCTGCTGGTGATGGAAATGGCATTGCTACTTAGTTGTTTCTGGCATGTTGTTGGAATCGGAAGGTTAACATGCCGTTTTGTGGACCACCTGCCCCAATCACTGGACAAAGAAACCATGTGATGGCGAACTGACATGAAATGGGAGCAGTTGCCAGTTGGTGCCTGAAATGGGATTCTTTGGTTACTCCAACGAGGGGCAGGGAGATGACGAAAAAAAAACTCCCAAAAAACTGTTTGGGTGCCATCTCTTCTGGTGATTATGGTGGTGGTACTTCCCATGTAACTCTAGAAGTAACTTCATATTCTAGAAATGATCATTAACATGAATCACCTGAAGATGTCTAACCCTAGCGTAATGTCCACCGTACCGTGTTCTCAGATGTACATTGTATTTTGCCCTGGTTGTGATTCTAGCGAACAGGCAAAGTTGGCTGTTCTTGTATTCTAATGTGAAAAGACTTCTCATACCATTTTCATGTGCCGTGGCCCTTGGAGCCCTAAGGTCTGACGTGCTTGTGCCCAATGGCTTCTATCCCTTTGGCTCGTTGAAGTGGTAATGTAAAGACTTTCTAAATATGGGTCATTTAGCACTACAATCGCTTAGCGGGGATAGCTCAGTTGGGAGAGCGTCAGACTGAAGATCTGAAGGTCGCGTGTTCGATCCACGCTCACCgcatttttttttatccttttgCTACAATGAATTACCTCTCCCACATCTAAACATGTGGAACCGCACAACTACTAATTGCCGATTTTTTCAACCCTTTTTATGATTTCTAcgcatttttttctttcaccTCTTCCTAGGACTAGGAGCGTAAGTGGTTCTTTTTTGCGATTCTACGCATTTTCCTTTCATTTGTTACTGGAATCTAAGTGATTTAGAAACTTAGCACCACAacggggaaaaaaaagaaaaaagagaagagagagaCCAAAAGAGTTGCAGGCTTTGCAGCCCTTCCCACTACCCAGTTATCATCAGTTCAAGCATAACCAGAAACTCAAAAGATCCGTCAGTCCGACAGCAGGCATGTCAGCTCGGCACGCTCCCTACCACAACCTACGTGATTTACGCACAGCTCAAACTATGGCTTCACTCGCTAGTTGCTAGGACTACTACTGCTTCTATCCTTCTATCGTCATCtttgtcatcactcatcagtcatcacccaACCGGTCGTCTCCCTCCACGCTTCCCCGTTCCCGACGGCTTCTCCGATCGGGTGTTCGTCTTGGCCCGcttggagggcggcggcgtggctggAGCCGGGCCCCGTTTCAGCGGCCGCCCGACGCCTCTCTTCGTTCCGGTACCCCTGCCGCCCCTCCTGGAGCCACCGCGGCCGGTACCCTCCTTCCGGCCGGCACCTCTCCtccgggtggtggtggtgctctcctgctccgccgccgcggctgcagcCGACGCCGACCGCTTCCGCGTCGTGTTACCCAGCGGGGAACCCCGCTTCCGGGAGGGCGACTGGTTCAGCCGCTTCAGGAAGTCCACGGCGTTCCGCTTCTTGGCTGGCCCAcctgccgccgctccgccgGCGCCCTTCTTGTCAGCCTTCTTTGCTCcgcccgtcgtcgtcgtggccGCGTCGCCGTCCGCCCCCTTCGTCGGCCTCGGACCAAGACCGGCTGGGTTCCGGACAGCACCGCCGCGGCCCTTCTTCGTCCTCAGCCCCCACGCTTTATCCTTGGTCGCCGtcacggcggccgcggccttCTTCTCGTCCTcgctctcttcctcctcctccgcggcatCGGCCTCGGCCTTCGTGGAgctctcctccttcctcgcggccgccgcagccTTCGCGATGGAGCTCCGCTTGCGGCACACGATCAGCGGCTTCCCCTTCTCGATCAGCGACCCGACGATGTCAGTGcccgctggcgccggcgccggcgccggcacagCCGCGCGCTCCTGCTTCGGCTCGCGGAGCGCCGCCGACGCGTGCCCGGTGACGAGTGCGCGGGCCTCGACTGCCGCACTGTGCTCCGGGGTGCTGCGGCGGAAGAAGACCACGGCGTTCGTGCAGAGCAGCAGCAAGTCGCGGTAGAGCTCGTGCGCGGGGTAgtggtcgtcgtcggcggcgcgcgAGCCCGCCGACGTGGCCATCCTGCGCCGCACGGTATCCAGGTCCACGTGGCGCCTGATCGTGCCCCGGTATGCGGCGGCCTCCTGCAAGTGGATCGAATTGACTCAGACGTAAACAAGAAAGCTGAATTGAAAAAAGAAAggcagaaaagaaaatggaagaaaatatcTGAGAGCATCGTCTAGCTCCAAGGCACCCATGCCATGTATGATTGATTGCAACGCTGCACCCAAATTGGCCGTGCAACGAGCAAAAAGATGGAAACTTTCCTTCCTTCTCCATTCACCAACGCATCGAATTAACCCGAAGAAGATTCTCTGCTTACTAACTAAGGCCTCTTTGAAGATTAGAAATTTCGAAAACAGATTGGTTATTTTAGGAACCGGGGAAAATTTGCGCATTTGCACGGGCTACGGGGACTTCCCATCCATTTGTAGCTACCTACCGCAACAAACCTGAAGTCATCCTACTCGCCGAGGCAAATGCCATCTCGCAAGCAAGCGCGGTGACCTGTTCAAACACGCCTCGGCGCCTCGCCCATGTAAATCTGGTAGGTCACGGATTAGGGCTTCTAATCACTGGTCATCATGCATGCCACATGCACTCCTGAACTTATCCAAGATTTCCACATCCAGGAGACCCGCGGGACCCGACCCCTGACATTTCACCGGACCCAGTCAATTTTTCACCGCCAGGTTTTACGATTTCACCCCTTCCCAAATTTTTAACCTTGTAGCATCCCGCCGGTCGGAAGACGAAGGAGAAGGGGGGGAATTATTGGGGGCACCTACCTCGCCTTCGTGCTCGTGTAGCCGCTGCAGCACGGAGCCGAGCTTGGCCGCGACGGCTTCGAGGAGGGCGGCAAGAGGAGGGGACCGGGCGGGAGGCGCGCGGGGCGcggacgccgcctcctcctcctcgtcggccttCCCGCTGCcggtcccgcggcggcggcggcacaggcTCGCCGAGCTCCGCACGTCGCTGCTCTCCTTGGACGCGGCCGCCGACTCGCCGGACGCCTCCTGCTTCGCCACCTCTTCCtccttggcgccgccgccctggtGGCCGGGGTGCTTGGGGGGCTTCAGATCTGTGGAGTTGGACTCGCGGCACGACCGCCCGGGCTCCTCGCCGGAGAGCCGGTCGTTGCCGCTCGCCTCGTCCGGCTTCGCCTCGCCGGAGACGCTCCGCTCCCGCTCCTCTCTGAGCCGTTTCACTTTCGACTGCAGCGTCCTGCGCGAATTAAAAAAACCAATATTTTTTCAATTAAATAAATCGCGGCCGAGTGATCGCCATCAAACGGCTAAGCAGACGGGGCGAGGGTTTTCAAAAGGTAGTTTTTCTTGTTtggatttttttctctctcccttcGCCGGATTGCATACCCGATGGAGAGATCGCATCGCTCGACGtcgcggcggagctcggcgacgCGCAGCCGCCGGAGCTCGTCCACCCACccctcggcggcggaggcgtcggggtcctcctccacctcgtcctcctccccgcagctgccggcggtggagaagcggcggtggaggtggcggaaGCGGAGGCGGCAGCTGTGCGGCGTGAGGCCGGGCCGGGTC harbors:
- the LOC117843076 gene encoding uncharacterized protein, which codes for MADGSDGTDVSPESEATAAAAAEKGGEIWGTLEELLLACAVTRHGTASWDSVAMEVQTRSPLATRPGLTPHSCRLRFRHLHRRFSTAGSCGEEDEVEEDPDASAAEGWVDELRRLRVAELRRDVERCDLSIGTLQSKVKRLREERERSVSGEAKPDEASGNDRLSGEEPGRSCRESNSTDLKPPKHPGHQGGGAKEEEVAKQEASGESAAASKESSDVRSSASLCRRRRGTGSGKADEEEEAASAPRAPPARSPPLAALLEAVAAKLGSVLQRLHEHEGEEAAAYRGTIRRHVDLDTVRRRMATSAGSRAADDDHYPAHELYRDLLLLCTNAVVFFRRSTPEHSAAVEARALVTGHASAALREPKQERAAVPAPAPAPAGTDIVGSLIEKGKPLIVCRKRSSIAKAAAAARKEESSTKAEADAAEEEEESEDEKKAAAAVTATKDKAWGLRTKKGRGGAVRNPAGLGPRPTKGADGDAATTTTGGAKKADKKGAGGAAAGGPAKKRNAVDFLKRLNQSPSRKRGSPLGNTTRKRSASAAAAAAEQESTTTTRRRGAGRKEGTGRGGSRRGGRGTGTKRGVGRPLKRGPAPATPPPSKRAKTNTRSEKPSGTGKRGGRRPVG